In one window of Candidatus Bathyarchaeota archaeon DNA:
- a CDS encoding 50S ribosomal protein L39e, with product MARNKPLAYKLRLNKAGRQNRSVPAWIIAKTQGGVRFSPKSRRNWRRSKIKA from the coding sequence ATGGCGAGGAACAAGCCTTTGGCATACAAGCTCCGCCTCAACAAGGCGGGAAGGCAGAACAGATCGGTGCCAGCATGGATTATAGCTAAGACTCAGGGTGGCGTACGATTTAGCCCCAAGAGCAGGCGGAACTGGCGACGTTCAAAGATCAAGGCTTAG
- a CDS encoding MFS transporter, translated as MSKFLENNNSLPGSFYLVSAASFLFEISRHITQPIFTLYILEMGASLIQVGVILSVQSILMMVMRIPLAIVSNRVGHYRMFLVAFFIQATAPILYAISPSPSWLYVIPLYQVVASGSFNQLTMSSVSNMAPATRQGDAIGRYMTFMSMGMFVGPLIAGGLVNQLGYRRLFMVASIFPVIGLMAFLKAKTKEMKLPSSKVKTVKDDVGTLVTLKAILRNRNVLILTFIRTSYAMSNTVFMSLYAVFAVQDLGFTPSLAALLFSVVGFSNAVIRFPAGRRADTFGPKKVLLIAFSTLIIVYISISYAKDIAPIFILLVLFGACWGTRAVTEWSTLTNSVTQETKTISISYLGSIWGVGATLGSFMVGGMGEVFPFSTIFLILALINLPALPAIYFMNET; from the coding sequence GTGAGCAAGTTTTTGGAGAATAACAACAGTCTCCCAGGTAGCTTTTACCTCGTTTCTGCAGCCTCCTTCCTTTTCGAGATCTCAAGACATATCACTCAGCCCATTTTTACCCTCTATATCCTGGAGATGGGGGCTTCCCTGATCCAAGTGGGAGTCATACTATCTGTCCAGTCTATATTGATGATGGTGATGAGAATTCCCCTCGCTATAGTCTCTAACAGAGTGGGTCACTATAGGATGTTCCTCGTCGCCTTTTTCATTCAGGCCACTGCTCCTATCCTCTACGCGATTTCTCCTAGCCCTTCTTGGCTTTATGTCATCCCTTTGTACCAGGTCGTAGCATCGGGATCATTTAACCAGCTCACAATGTCAAGTGTATCCAACATGGCCCCAGCGACGAGGCAAGGAGACGCCATCGGCCGCTATATGACGTTCATGTCCATGGGAATGTTCGTGGGGCCCCTAATCGCGGGGGGTCTCGTCAATCAACTCGGCTACCGCCGGCTCTTTATGGTCGCCTCCATTTTCCCCGTAATCGGGCTCATGGCATTTCTCAAAGCTAAAACCAAGGAAATGAAGTTACCATCCTCTAAGGTGAAAACCGTAAAAGATGACGTGGGAACGTTGGTCACGCTCAAGGCGATTCTTAGGAACAGGAACGTTCTGATCCTAACGTTCATCAGGACATCCTACGCGATGTCTAACACGGTGTTCATGAGCCTGTACGCTGTCTTCGCCGTTCAGGACCTGGGGTTCACCCCATCACTCGCGGCACTACTATTTTCGGTAGTTGGCTTCTCAAACGCTGTAATCAGGTTTCCTGCGGGCAGAAGGGCCGACACTTTTGGGCCTAAAAAGGTCCTCCTCATCGCGTTCTCTACTCTGATTATCGTCTATATTTCTATCTCATACGCAAAGGACATTGCGCCCATCTTCATCCTCCTAGTTCTGTTCGGTGCTTGCTGGGGGACGAGGGCGGTAACCGAGTGGTCCACCCTCACGAATAGTGTCACCCAAGAAACCAAAACTATCTCGATTTCTTACCTAGGTAGCATCTGGGGAGTGGGGGCAACCCTGGGGAGTTTCATGGTAGGAGGGATGGGAGAGGTTTTCCCGTTCTCCACCATCTTCTTGATACTGGCTTTGATAAACCTCCCTGCGCTCCCAGCCATCTATTTCATGAATGAAACCTAG
- a CDS encoding rubredoxin: MTKWTCSICNYVYDPNEGDSEVSLAVMTPFEELPEGWICPVCGAEKEVFIQI, translated from the coding sequence ATGACTAAATGGACGTGTAGTATTTGCAATTACGTTTACGACCCTAATGAGGGAGATTCTGAGGTTAGCCTCGCGGTTATGACGCCTTTCGAGGAGCTCCCGGAAGGCTGGATATGTCCAGTGTGTGGTGCGGAGAAAGAGGTCTTTATACAGATATAA
- a CDS encoding protein translocase SEC61 complex subunit gamma gives MGLGSFFQSVTRLLRTISRPDWKTYSLSIKIVFVGVAILGGIGFVIRLISATIQGGI, from the coding sequence ATGGGTTTAGGCAGTTTTTTCCAGTCGGTGACGCGCCTTTTAAGGACCATATCCAGACCTGACTGGAAGACCTACAGCTTAAGCATCAAAATCGTCTTCGTTGGAGTCGCGATCTTGGGGGGCATTGGTTTTGTTATAAGACTGATATCCGCCACAATCCAAGGCGGCATCTAA
- the rpl18a gene encoding 50S ribosomal protein L18Ae: protein MSEPKFFWVSGRIDKPGVYEPFTFNTKVSAAKAAHALEKIYAEMGSRHRAKRFQIKINSIKEVLPDEEA, encoded by the coding sequence ATGAGTGAGCCCAAGTTTTTCTGGGTTTCTGGGCGAATTGATAAACCCGGAGTTTATGAGCCATTCACATTCAACACAAAGGTGTCTGCCGCGAAGGCTGCCCACGCTCTTGAGAAGATATATGCAGAGATGGGGAGTCGCCATAGGGCAAAGCGTTTCCAGATTAAGATCAACTCTATCAAGGAAGTTTTACCTGACGAGGAGGCTTAG
- a CDS encoding 30S ribosomal protein S19e, with amino-acid sequence MTTAYDVPVDALISRLSDYMKGNIKEVAPPEWASYVKTGSHVERAPLNPDWWYVRAASMMRKLYTKGPIGVSHFRKVYGGRKRNGAKPAHFKKAGGNIIRTLLQQMETAGLVQKEGAKGRVVSAKGRSLLDAMSGQIKREIDRDHPDLKKY; translated from the coding sequence ATGACCACCGCCTATGACGTGCCAGTGGACGCCCTCATCTCGAGGCTCTCCGATTATATGAAGGGCAATATTAAGGAGGTTGCCCCCCCGGAGTGGGCCTCCTATGTTAAGACCGGGTCCCATGTAGAAAGGGCCCCATTGAACCCGGACTGGTGGTACGTCAGGGCCGCTTCCATGATGAGAAAGCTTTACACCAAGGGCCCTATAGGCGTCTCCCATTTCAGGAAGGTATATGGCGGCAGGAAACGTAACGGCGCGAAGCCCGCTCACTTTAAGAAGGCGGGGGGTAACATAATCAGGACCCTTCTCCAACAGATGGAGACTGCAGGGCTCGTCCAGAAGGAGGGCGCTAAGGGCAGGGTCGTGAGCGCTAAAGGTCGGAGTCTCCTCGATGCAATGTCCGGCCAGATAAAGCGGGAGATTGACAGGGATCATCCCGATCTCAAGAAATATTGA
- a CDS encoding 50S ribosomal protein L31e translates to MERIYTIPLAKAWAVPKYRRAEKAITVLREFVQRHMKPEEIIIDTAVNEVIWARGIKNPPRKIRVRLSKDPDGTVMVTLAEVEIDAEEKEE, encoded by the coding sequence ATTGAGCGAATCTACACTATCCCCCTCGCGAAGGCTTGGGCCGTCCCAAAATACCGTAGGGCGGAGAAGGCAATAACTGTCTTGAGGGAGTTCGTCCAACGTCATATGAAGCCTGAGGAGATCATCATTGATACCGCTGTCAACGAGGTCATCTGGGCTAGGGGCATAAAAAATCCCCCTCGTAAGATCCGGGTGAGACTGTCAAAGGATCCAGATGGCACCGTCATGGTTACCTTAGCAGAGGTGGAGATAGATGCGGAGGAGAAAGAAGAATGA
- a CDS encoding flavodoxin family protein translates to MILGLCGIPRVKSTEYALREALRMLEESGSKMVPCGVRGNRIRFGIHCDSCQNWEGCLQWDDVQELYPLLDLVEIVMIAVIIYNGGVSHKFKTILDRDIAIFEENPAVLLGRPAFLTVGGDMSGGQKLAIQQIITFSTLNGANALSVEAFGANLRAPF, encoded by the coding sequence ATGATCTTGGGGCTGTGCGGGATCCCGAGAGTAAAGTCAACGGAATACGCTCTCAGGGAGGCCCTCCGGATGCTGGAGGAGAGCGGATCTAAGATGGTCCCCTGTGGGGTCCGGGGAAACAGGATCCGTTTTGGCATTCACTGCGACAGCTGCCAGAACTGGGAGGGATGCCTTCAATGGGATGACGTACAGGAACTCTATCCTCTTCTAGATCTAGTGGAGATTGTTATGATCGCTGTCATCATCTACAACGGTGGCGTCAGCCACAAGTTCAAGACCATACTGGACAGGGACATAGCCATCTTTGAGGAGAACCCAGCTGTTCTCCTGGGAAGACCGGCTTTCCTTACAGTTGGGGGCGACATGTCTGGGGGTCAGAAGCTCGCGATCCAGCAGATTATTACATTCTCTACTTTGAATGGGGCCAACGCCTTAAGTGTGGAAGCCTTTGGAGCCAATCTCCGGGCCCCCTTTTGA
- the eif1A gene encoding translation initiation factor eIF-1A encodes MGKKLVKSESDIRRRMLMPNRNDILGLVDKNLGFTRMRVICQDGHMRLCRVRGKMKKRNWVREGDVVLVSPWEFMWEQKGDIIFRYTANQAHWLREKGIFTLG; translated from the coding sequence ATGGGTAAGAAACTGGTCAAGAGCGAGAGCGACATCCGGAGGAGGATGCTCATGCCCAACAGGAACGATATACTGGGCCTGGTAGACAAGAACCTGGGTTTCACCCGGATGCGGGTCATTTGCCAGGATGGGCACATGAGATTGTGCAGGGTTCGGGGTAAGATGAAGAAGCGGAACTGGGTCAGGGAAGGGGACGTTGTTCTGGTTTCTCCGTGGGAGTTTATGTGGGAGCAGAAGGGAGATATTATCTTCCGGTACACTGCTAACCAGGCTCACTGGCTCAGGGAGAAAGGAATTTTCACCCTCGGGTGA
- a CDS encoding DNA-binding protein, with the protein MSSNEELEKIRQQRMLEIQAQQRQQDHVQRAQQDAETKKDALLRQILVPEARQRLARVRMVRPDFGAQLELQLIQVAQSGRVKVPIDDETLKRLLTQLQAQQSKRDITITRR; encoded by the coding sequence GTGTCTTCAAACGAGGAACTTGAGAAGATAAGGCAGCAGAGGATGCTGGAGATCCAGGCTCAACAGAGGCAACAGGATCATGTCCAACGGGCCCAGCAGGATGCAGAGACTAAGAAGGATGCCCTGCTCCGCCAGATCCTTGTTCCAGAGGCTCGGCAGAGGCTCGCTAGGGTCCGTATGGTCCGGCCGGACTTTGGGGCTCAGCTCGAGCTCCAACTGATTCAGGTTGCCCAGAGTGGGAGGGTTAAGGTTCCCATTGATGACGAGACGCTAAAGCGTCTACTAACTCAGCTTCAGGCCCAACAGAGTAAGAGAGATATCACGATTACGAGGAGATAA
- the rplJ gene encoding 50S ribosomal protein L10, translating into MSQVSTDKMTIVNSTVKLLDEYKLIGAADLTKVGSGMLQDLRKQLRGQVTIKGIKNTLMRISMEKVGLHETKDFLSQIKGQNIYIFSNGNPFSLAMTLHRNKVRVFAKAGDTALEDLIVPAGNTGLSPGPIISKFGDLAIRTRIEAGNIWVVNDTKVAKTGDEISEDLSDLLVRLGVRAAEMGLEIKAVYDNGSVIPRDELILDIGVYSERLLRAFNGAYQISLKAAYVTPLTIMPLISLVASNVMKLALESVWVTTETAAEFVARANAQAVVLAKAVGKAQAIG; encoded by the coding sequence ATGTCCCAGGTTTCAACAGATAAAATGACTATCGTCAATTCTACTGTTAAGCTCCTCGATGAGTATAAGCTCATCGGGGCTGCTGACCTCACCAAGGTGGGGAGTGGGATGCTCCAAGACCTTAGGAAACAGCTCAGGGGCCAGGTAACCATCAAGGGAATCAAGAACACCCTGATGCGAATATCCATGGAAAAGGTGGGTCTCCATGAAACCAAGGATTTCCTCTCTCAGATCAAGGGGCAGAACATCTACATCTTCAGCAACGGGAATCCCTTCAGCCTTGCAATGACTCTCCACCGGAACAAGGTCAGGGTCTTCGCCAAGGCGGGGGACACCGCCCTCGAGGACCTCATCGTTCCTGCAGGGAATACAGGGCTTAGCCCTGGCCCTATTATCAGCAAATTTGGGGACCTTGCCATCAGGACCCGCATTGAGGCTGGGAACATCTGGGTCGTGAACGATACTAAGGTGGCCAAAACGGGGGATGAGATCTCCGAGGACCTATCGGACCTTTTAGTCCGTCTCGGGGTAAGAGCAGCGGAGATGGGTCTGGAGATCAAGGCGGTCTACGATAACGGTTCCGTGATCCCTAGAGATGAACTTATCCTTGACATCGGGGTCTACTCAGAGCGCCTCTTAAGGGCTTTTAACGGAGCCTACCAGATATCACTCAAGGCGGCATATGTCACACCCTTGACCATCATGCCATTGATATCCTTGGTCGCCTCTAATGTTATGAAGCTGGCACTAGAGTCTGTATGGGTTACTACAGAGACTGCTGCGGAGTTCGTTGCCAGGGCGAATGCGCAGGCTGTGGTTTTAGCCAAGGCAGTGGGAAAGGCCCAGGCTATCGGATAA
- a CDS encoding acetamidase/formamidase family protein yields the protein MTRRIKKKPEEELDALVDSVLDPRTPPIANVKPGETLEVETWSALARVINPTTGPLYIEGAEPGDTLVVDIINIELPSQGIVGIIPGFGALEGWLNLMEPKRKICKIENNTITYVRDDGRKLELKADPLIGTIGVAPEVEAISSLTPGRHGGNMDCPDIRPGNKLLLPVTRPGALFKLGDVHAIQGDGEVCGVAAEVDAMVTLKVSLRKGWTINWPRIEAPDEIMTVGSARPLEDAARYAYREMVEWMVADYGWDRDDAYMFLSLAGKARIAQIVDPLYTVVAKLSKVHLRMS from the coding sequence ATGACGAGGAGGATTAAGAAGAAACCCGAGGAGGAACTCGATGCTCTAGTTGATTCGGTTCTCGACCCCCGTACTCCCCCAATCGCGAACGTCAAGCCGGGGGAGACCTTAGAGGTGGAAACCTGGAGTGCTTTGGCTAGAGTTATCAACCCGACGACCGGACCTCTCTACATCGAGGGGGCCGAACCAGGGGATACTCTTGTGGTAGATATAATCAATATAGAGCTCCCCAGTCAGGGAATTGTTGGGATTATCCCGGGCTTTGGGGCCTTGGAGGGGTGGCTCAACCTTATGGAGCCCAAACGGAAGATCTGCAAAATCGAGAACAACACAATTACCTACGTGAGGGACGACGGCAGGAAACTGGAGCTAAAGGCCGACCCGCTCATCGGGACCATAGGTGTGGCTCCGGAGGTCGAGGCCATCTCTAGCCTCACCCCGGGACGCCACGGGGGTAATATGGACTGCCCAGATATCCGGCCCGGCAACAAGCTCCTGTTGCCAGTGACGAGGCCTGGAGCCCTTTTTAAGCTTGGAGATGTCCACGCCATCCAGGGGGATGGAGAGGTCTGCGGAGTGGCAGCAGAGGTGGATGCAATGGTTACCCTCAAGGTCAGCCTCAGGAAGGGATGGACCATCAACTGGCCTCGGATCGAGGCCCCAGACGAGATAATGACCGTGGGGAGCGCCCGACCTCTCGAGGATGCCGCTCGATACGCTTACAGGGAGATGGTAGAGTGGATGGTCGCTGACTACGGGTGGGATAGAGACGATGCCTATATGTTCTTGAGCCTCGCGGGCAAAGCGAGGATCGCCCAGATAGTTGACCCTCTCTATACTGTAGTGGCTAAACTGTCAAAGGTCCATCTGAGGATGTCCTAA
- a CDS encoding 50S ribosomal protein L1, whose translation MSVRKDVIMASLVKARETAPSRGFEQSVDLTVNLKDLDMRQPDNRVNLRVQVPHGVGGQKVLVFAQGDMALRARRAGADRVVEPIELNSMGSDKKETKRQLNRYDIFVAEAPLMPTVGRVAGPILGPRGKMPTPVPPQAPIDAILERERRTVVLRSRDRAFVKCKVGKESMPDEILADNIEYVLSNLTRALNRGLNNVQSVFLKLTMGPAIKVI comes from the coding sequence ATGTCGGTCCGGAAGGACGTAATAATGGCCTCACTTGTCAAGGCAAGAGAGACAGCCCCCTCGAGGGGTTTCGAGCAGTCCGTAGACCTGACCGTCAACCTTAAGGATCTGGATATGAGGCAGCCCGATAACAGGGTTAACCTTAGGGTCCAGGTGCCCCACGGGGTTGGCGGCCAGAAAGTATTGGTATTCGCTCAGGGAGATATGGCTCTGCGGGCCCGCAGAGCCGGGGCTGATAGGGTCGTTGAGCCTATAGAGCTCAACTCAATGGGATCAGATAAGAAGGAGACAAAGAGGCAGCTCAACAGATACGATATATTCGTGGCTGAGGCACCTCTGATGCCCACCGTAGGCCGCGTAGCTGGCCCAATCTTAGGCCCTAGGGGAAAAATGCCCACCCCGGTACCCCCTCAGGCCCCCATTGACGCCATTCTTGAGAGGGAGAGGCGGACGGTGGTTTTGAGGAGTCGAGATAGGGCATTTGTGAAGTGCAAGGTTGGGAAGGAATCGATGCCCGATGAAATTCTTGCCGATAATATCGAGTACGTGCTGAGTAATCTGACGAGAGCCTTAAACAGGGGCTTAAATAACGTGCAGTCAGTGTTTCTTAAGCTCACCATGGGCCCTGCAATCAAGGTGATATGA
- a CDS encoding transcription elongation factor Spt5 codes for MSEATPRTQLYTVKVTMGQERNVATMLADKSKVEGLPISSILSPIELKGYIIIESLAPHAVDELIRGMRHARSRVPGLVDPKEVDHYLETKPIVEGLEMGSLVEVIAGPFKGMEAKIVRVDASKEEVTVEILEAAFTLPITVHADYVRELKGAAI; via the coding sequence TTGTCCGAAGCCACGCCTAGAACACAGCTTTACACGGTCAAGGTGACCATGGGTCAGGAGAGGAATGTAGCCACAATGTTGGCAGATAAGTCAAAAGTCGAGGGTCTCCCCATATCCTCAATTCTTTCCCCTATTGAGCTGAAGGGCTATATCATTATCGAGTCATTAGCCCCACACGCGGTGGACGAGCTTATCAGGGGAATGCGCCACGCCCGATCAAGGGTGCCTGGTCTCGTGGACCCAAAAGAGGTGGATCACTACCTAGAGACAAAGCCCATAGTCGAGGGCCTCGAGATGGGGTCTCTGGTGGAGGTCATCGCAGGCCCCTTTAAGGGGATGGAGGCCAAGATTGTGAGGGTGGACGCATCCAAGGAGGAGGTCACCGTGGAAATTCTGGAGGCGGCATTCACCTTACCTATTACAGTCCACGCAGACTATGTTCGGGAGCTCAAAGGAGCAGCTATATAA
- the ftsY gene encoding signal recognition particle-docking protein FtsY, whose amino-acid sequence MFDKLRQGLRGVVDKISQSALSEKDLEPILWDLQLQLISNDVAVEVAAKISNELQSRLLSSSFPRFGSKTEPIREAFRESIKSVLVADADKDIIDLILAKKSLGMPFVMMFVGINGTGKTTTIAKVTRRLLDKGFTVVLASGDTYRAGAIEQLEEHARRLRVRTIKHKYGSDAAAVGFDAVQHARAQGIDVVLIDTAGRMQTNRNLMDELQKIKRVVQPDFTVMILDSLIGNDAVDQAKTFNEHIGFDATILTKVDADAKGGSSLSAAFLTGKPILYVGVGQGYGDLQSFEASWFTERILGDS is encoded by the coding sequence CTGTTTGATAAGCTACGCCAAGGCCTCAGGGGCGTAGTCGACAAGATCTCTCAGAGCGCTTTATCTGAGAAGGACCTGGAGCCAATTCTTTGGGACCTTCAGCTACAGCTCATAAGCAACGACGTAGCCGTCGAGGTTGCAGCAAAAATTTCAAATGAACTTCAGAGCCGTCTGCTCAGTTCGTCCTTCCCCCGATTCGGGAGCAAAACTGAGCCCATCAGGGAAGCTTTTAGAGAGAGCATCAAGTCCGTCTTGGTTGCTGATGCTGATAAAGACATTATCGACCTCATCTTAGCCAAGAAATCTTTGGGAATGCCTTTTGTTATGATGTTCGTGGGGATAAACGGGACTGGGAAGACCACCACCATCGCTAAGGTCACTCGTCGACTCCTAGACAAAGGCTTCACAGTTGTTCTTGCCTCAGGCGATACCTACAGGGCGGGGGCCATTGAGCAACTTGAGGAGCACGCAAGGCGCCTCAGGGTGAGGACAATCAAGCATAAGTATGGGAGCGACGCAGCTGCTGTGGGTTTCGATGCAGTTCAGCATGCTAGGGCTCAAGGGATCGATGTGGTCCTAATTGATACTGCAGGTCGGATGCAGACCAATAGAAACCTTATGGACGAACTCCAGAAGATCAAGAGAGTTGTCCAGCCCGATTTTACTGTGATGATTCTAGATAGCCTAATTGGGAACGACGCTGTGGATCAGGCTAAGACATTCAATGAACATATAGGCTTCGATGCTACAATACTCACTAAGGTGGATGCTGATGCTAAGGGGGGAAGTAGCCTAAGCGCCGCCTTTCTTACTGGGAAGCCTATCCTCTATGTCGGGGTCGGCCAGGGTTATGGGGACCTCCAATCCTTCGAGGCGTCGTGGTTCACTGAAAGGATTCTCGGGGATTCATAA
- the rpl12p gene encoding 50S ribosomal protein P1 translates to MEYMYAAMLLHSAGKDVEEISIGNVLNAAGISPDAVRVKALVAALAEVDIDEALKAPVLSAAAVPAAVAPAEVVVDEQPKEEEKKEEEEDLQGLSALFGA, encoded by the coding sequence TTGGAATACATGTACGCTGCGATGCTTCTTCATAGCGCCGGAAAGGATGTCGAGGAGATATCCATAGGCAATGTTCTAAATGCCGCGGGTATCTCACCTGATGCCGTCAGAGTGAAAGCACTAGTTGCTGCCCTAGCAGAGGTCGACATAGATGAGGCCCTCAAGGCCCCCGTTCTCTCCGCCGCCGCTGTCCCAGCCGCTGTCGCCCCTGCAGAGGTGGTAGTGGATGAACAGCCTAAGGAAGAGGAAAAGAAAGAGGAAGAAGAGGACCTCCAAGGACTCAGCGCCCTCTTTGGAGCCTAA
- the pfdA gene encoding prefoldin subunit alpha, translating to MSQQEQFRKLASELQMMQGSAETLQQRLGVLQNAATDLGVAKTSIDSLKSGEKGDPILVPTGGGTFVKAKLGDLSTILITIGADVSVEMGLDDAEQDLSERFKEVEKARQSVQDQLQQILGQMEVHRDVLNRLSASLQGVEPAV from the coding sequence GTGAGTCAACAGGAGCAGTTCCGCAAGCTTGCCTCCGAGCTCCAAATGATGCAAGGCAGCGCCGAGACTCTTCAGCAGAGGCTTGGAGTTCTCCAGAACGCTGCCACGGACCTGGGAGTCGCTAAAACATCAATCGATAGCCTCAAGAGTGGTGAGAAGGGAGACCCAATACTGGTCCCCACCGGCGGTGGTACCTTTGTAAAAGCCAAATTGGGTGATCTCAGCACTATTCTAATCACAATCGGAGCTGACGTCTCCGTAGAGATGGGGCTGGACGACGCAGAGCAAGACCTTTCTGAAAGGTTCAAGGAGGTGGAGAAGGCGAGGCAGTCCGTACAGGATCAGCTCCAGCAGATCCTTGGCCAGATGGAGGTTCACAGGGACGTCCTTAACAGGCTGAGCGCCAGCCTCCAAGGGGTCGAGCCCGCTGTTTGA
- the afpA gene encoding archaeoflavoprotein AfpA, which produces MNIRKRKIVWGITGAGDLLDETLGVMKGLKEAYDGKVEIEVYLSKAGEQVLQFYRLGDKLRSHFRQVHVEKDANTPFITGRLHLGRFDFLILAPATSNTVAKIAHGISDTLLTNGAIQALKACVPVYLMPVDYMEGAIVTTLPNGNELELRVRKEDAENVVKVSEMDGIIILKKPEEIEEIFDSVFGGP; this is translated from the coding sequence ATGAATATAAGAAAACGAAAAATAGTGTGGGGCATCACTGGGGCGGGGGACCTTCTGGATGAGACTCTGGGAGTTATGAAGGGGCTCAAGGAGGCCTATGATGGGAAAGTAGAGATCGAGGTATACCTCTCCAAGGCAGGGGAACAGGTTCTCCAATTTTATAGGTTAGGTGATAAGCTCAGAAGTCACTTCCGTCAGGTCCATGTGGAGAAGGATGCGAACACGCCTTTCATCACTGGCCGCCTCCACTTGGGACGTTTTGACTTTCTAATCCTCGCCCCCGCGACAAGCAACACAGTCGCGAAGATCGCCCATGGCATCTCTGACACACTACTCACAAACGGTGCTATCCAAGCCCTCAAGGCATGTGTCCCGGTGTATTTGATGCCCGTGGACTATATGGAAGGTGCCATCGTCACCACCTTGCCCAATGGAAATGAGCTGGAGCTGAGGGTGAGAAAAGAGGACGCGGAGAACGTGGTGAAGGTATCAGAGATGGACGGGATTATTATCCTCAAAAAGCCTGAGGAGATCGAGGAAATCTTTGACTCCGTGTTTGGGGGTCCCTAG
- the rplM gene encoding 50S ribosomal protein L13, which produces MSAHGTTIIDAEGLILGRMASLVAKRLLNGERIEIVNAEGAVVSGKRKMVIKERKEFLEVGGPTKGPFHYRKPNAIVRRTVRGMLPRRKTRGREAFGRLKVHIGVPRDLYGAEMESLPDATLERLKERYITIGEIAKNIGWKG; this is translated from the coding sequence ATGAGCGCACATGGAACGACGATCATCGACGCCGAGGGGCTGATCCTGGGCAGGATGGCCAGCCTCGTCGCCAAGAGGCTCCTCAACGGGGAGCGCATCGAGATCGTTAACGCCGAGGGCGCCGTGGTCTCGGGTAAGAGGAAGATGGTCATCAAGGAGAGGAAGGAGTTCCTCGAGGTTGGAGGCCCAACCAAAGGGCCATTCCATTACCGCAAGCCTAACGCTATCGTCAGAAGGACTGTTCGGGGGATGCTTCCCCGCAGAAAGACCCGGGGGCGAGAGGCCTTTGGGAGATTGAAGGTGCACATCGGCGTGCCCCGAGATCTCTACGGAGCTGAGATGGAGAGTCTCCCCGATGCCACCCTCGAGAGGCTTAAGGAACGATATATCACCATAGGCGAGATCGCGAAAAATATTGGATGGAAAGGATAG
- a CDS encoding 50S ribosomal protein L11, protein MVEKTFNFIVNGGEATGGPPIGPALGPVGVNIMTIVNKINEKTAEYAGVPIPVDVIIDTDTKEFTVKVGMLSTFALITQSLSISKGSQTPNTNYVGDLTFNQLVDIARRKRDGLFSSTLKSAVREIVGSCQSMGVTVEGQPGKAIQDKIASGDFDSRLVEAS, encoded by the coding sequence ATGGTAGAGAAAACATTCAACTTTATCGTTAACGGCGGCGAGGCCACCGGCGGACCCCCTATAGGGCCGGCTCTCGGGCCCGTCGGTGTCAACATTATGACGATAGTCAATAAGATCAACGAAAAGACCGCTGAGTACGCGGGAGTTCCCATCCCCGTAGATGTTATTATCGACACAGACACCAAAGAGTTCACCGTTAAGGTGGGGATGCTCTCCACGTTCGCCCTCATCACCCAGAGTCTGAGCATCAGCAAGGGCTCCCAGACTCCCAACACTAACTATGTAGGCGACCTAACATTTAATCAGCTCGTGGATATCGCCAGGCGAAAGAGGGACGGCCTATTTTCATCCACGCTAAAGTCCGCAGTTAGGGAGATTGTGGGTAGCTGTCAGAGTATGGGAGTCACAGTGGAGGGGCAGCCCGGTAAGGCGATTCAGGACAAGATCGCTTCCGGAGATTTCGACTCGAGGCTCGTGGAGGCCTCATAA